A window of the Aeromicrobium phoceense genome harbors these coding sequences:
- a CDS encoding endonuclease/exonuclease/phosphatase family protein, with the protein MNRLGAASAVHLAAGTWLLIDLWRAWTPTLITIFGQAATTPPELIGAFAFGCVLVPVLLVAVARRLGREGTFAAAALVVALAGRVVLQLTDGGHLHLVVASVAGIAAMTWLSLALPRHRDAAVTGVVAGLAVAVTTHAALGTWGAVWRDDVWAWLLLAAQLVACLATMRTPAEGRGVGRRFALTVMPGLFLAGVIVANAGRASATLGEAGLAAVAFGATLAVAATLVPVTRVSAAAAALVLTGAVAASALVTDADGLLPAWTVVAFVVGMPALAHLWRAADHGDRGTSMTLALGGLVWVALLFAYYAGYDLGYRADWLLVGVALVIGIAAATTPPAPATTAPPRTLAAIGVTALAVGVVAAAAPALTIRPFDASEPRDDEVRVAAYNLRMGYGMDGVFRPKAVAAILVSADVGLISEIDRGWFLNGGQDQLAILERLTGRTAWWGAAADPVWGDAVLVDASRARVERRALPSHGAVTGAQAIAVRPQGPWESTWFVSTHLQPVGSDEGVTAQSADLAAWLRELGGPMVLGGDFNLQEDSAAYDNVIDVGLVDAAPGGADTSPADAPVKRIDYLFSTPDLVASDVEVPGLRASDHLPVVATFTRR; encoded by the coding sequence ATGAATCGCCTCGGTGCCGCGTCCGCCGTCCACCTCGCCGCCGGGACGTGGCTGCTGATCGACCTGTGGCGGGCGTGGACACCGACCCTCATCACGATCTTCGGTCAGGCCGCGACGACGCCGCCCGAGCTGATCGGCGCGTTCGCGTTCGGGTGCGTCCTCGTCCCGGTGCTCCTCGTGGCCGTCGCGCGGCGCCTCGGCCGCGAAGGCACCTTCGCCGCGGCAGCGCTCGTCGTCGCGCTGGCCGGCCGAGTCGTGCTCCAGCTCACCGACGGCGGCCACCTGCACCTCGTCGTCGCCTCCGTCGCGGGGATCGCGGCCATGACCTGGCTCTCCCTCGCGCTGCCCCGGCACCGTGACGCGGCGGTCACGGGCGTGGTCGCCGGCCTCGCCGTGGCGGTGACCACCCACGCCGCGCTCGGCACGTGGGGAGCGGTCTGGCGTGACGACGTCTGGGCGTGGCTGCTGCTGGCCGCCCAGCTCGTCGCCTGCCTCGCCACGATGCGCACCCCTGCGGAGGGCCGAGGAGTCGGCCGGCGGTTCGCCCTGACCGTGATGCCCGGACTGTTCCTCGCCGGCGTGATCGTCGCGAACGCCGGGCGCGCCTCGGCCACCTTGGGCGAGGCCGGTCTCGCCGCGGTCGCGTTCGGCGCCACGCTCGCCGTCGCGGCGACCCTCGTGCCCGTCACGCGAGTCTCGGCCGCGGCGGCCGCGCTCGTGCTGACGGGAGCGGTCGCCGCCTCAGCCCTCGTCACCGACGCCGACGGACTGCTGCCCGCCTGGACCGTGGTGGCGTTCGTGGTGGGGATGCCGGCGCTCGCCCACCTGTGGCGCGCCGCCGACCACGGAGACCGCGGCACCTCGATGACGCTGGCACTCGGCGGTCTCGTCTGGGTGGCCCTGCTCTTCGCGTACTACGCGGGCTACGACCTCGGGTACCGCGCCGACTGGCTGCTGGTGGGCGTCGCCCTGGTCATCGGCATCGCCGCCGCGACCACTCCCCCGGCGCCGGCGACGACCGCGCCGCCCAGGACGCTGGCCGCCATCGGCGTGACGGCCCTGGCGGTGGGAGTCGTGGCCGCGGCGGCCCCTGCGCTCACCATCCGCCCGTTCGACGCCTCCGAGCCCCGGGACGACGAGGTTCGCGTGGCGGCCTACAACCTGCGCATGGGCTACGGGATGGACGGCGTGTTCCGCCCGAAGGCCGTCGCCGCGATCCTCGTCTCCGCCGACGTCGGGCTGATCAGCGAGATCGACCGCGGCTGGTTCCTCAACGGCGGCCAGGACCAGCTCGCGATCCTCGAACGCCTGACCGGCCGGACGGCCTGGTGGGGTGCCGCGGCGGACCCCGTGTGGGGCGACGCCGTCCTCGTCGATGCGAGCCGGGCCCGCGTCGAGCGGCGGGCGCTGCCGTCGCACGGTGCGGTCACCGGCGCCCAGGCGATCGCGGTACGGCCGCAGGGACCGTGGGAGTCGACGTGGTTCGTGTCCACCCACCTGCAGCCCGTCGGCAGCGACGAGGGCGTCACCGCGCAGTCGGCCGACCTCGCCGCGTGGCTGCGCGAGCTCGGTGGCCCGATGGTCCTCGGCGGGGACTTCAACCTGCAGGAGGACAGCGCCGCCTACGACAACGTCATCGACGTGGGACTCGTCGACGCCGCTCCCGGCGGCGCGGACACGAGCCCGGCGGACGCCCCCGTGAAGCGGATCGACTACCTGTTCTCGACGCCCGACCTGGTCGCCTCGGACGTCGAGGTGCCGGGCCTGCGGGCATCGGACCACCTGCCGGTGGTCGCGACGTTCACGCGCCGGTGA
- a CDS encoding enoyl-CoA hydratase-related protein: MTDLLVDRTDGVLTLTLNAPQRLNSVTTEMFEQMSDALEDAEGVRVAVITGEGRAFCSGAVMAPGATNTGILEAADRLIHALTQAPFPVVAALNGLAAGIGSSLALASDFQVAKEDDYILQAFVNVGLMGDGAAHELIAASIGRARATRLLMLGEKLPNSEAHAAGLITHCVTADEWQAAVDGLVDKLKSGPTMAYARIKSTINAAALAHLDETLAAETVEQGVLGASNDFAEGVAAFSEKRQAKFTGA, encoded by the coding sequence ATGACCGACCTACTGGTCGACCGCACGGACGGCGTCCTGACGCTGACCCTGAACGCCCCGCAGCGACTCAACTCGGTGACCACCGAGATGTTCGAGCAGATGAGCGACGCGCTCGAGGATGCCGAGGGCGTCCGCGTCGCGGTCATCACCGGCGAGGGCCGCGCGTTCTGCTCCGGCGCCGTCATGGCCCCGGGCGCGACGAACACGGGCATCCTCGAGGCCGCCGACCGCCTGATCCACGCGCTGACGCAGGCCCCGTTCCCGGTGGTCGCGGCGCTGAACGGCCTGGCCGCCGGCATCGGCTCCTCGCTGGCGCTGGCCTCGGACTTCCAGGTGGCCAAGGAGGACGACTACATCCTCCAGGCGTTCGTCAACGTGGGCCTCATGGGCGACGGCGCCGCGCACGAGCTGATCGCCGCCTCGATCGGCCGGGCCCGTGCCACGCGCCTGCTGATGCTCGGTGAGAAGCTGCCGAACTCCGAGGCGCACGCCGCCGGCCTGATCACGCACTGCGTGACCGCCGACGAGTGGCAGGCCGCGGTGGACGGCCTGGTCGACAAGCTGAAGTCCGGCCCCACCATGGCCTACGCGCGGATCAAGTCCACGATCAACGCCGCAGCGCTGGCGCACCTCGACGAGACCCTCGCGGCCGAGACGGTCGAGCAGGGCGTCCTGGGCGCATCGAACGACTTCGCCGAGGGCGTCGCCGCGTTCAGCGAGAAGCGTCAGGCCAAGTTCACCGGCGCGTGA